In Desulfosediminicola ganghwensis, a single window of DNA contains:
- a CDS encoding BMP family ABC transporter substrate-binding protein: MDLVKSLFALAAGIGMFAATASAKDLQVGFVYVSPIGDAGWSYAHDVGRQEIDKMDGVKTSYVESVAEGPDSERVILNMARRGYDLIFATSFGYMDPMLKVAQQFPDTTFMHCSGFKSADNMGNYFGRMYQARYLSGIVAGSMTKSNTIGYVAAFPIPEVIRGINAFALGVQSVNPDATVRVVWSKTWYDPATEKEAAKSLLDVGADVIAQHQDSPGPQEAAQESGAYSIGYNTDMSTFAPKAHLTAPVWNWGPYYKGVVKAVQDGTWKSESVWPGMEEGLVDLAPFGPMVPQDLQDKVNVVKDEIVAGSNTIFTGPIKDQQGNVKIAEGVTATDEELLGMTWFVEGVIGTTK, translated from the coding sequence ATGGATCTGGTGAAATCTCTTTTCGCCCTTGCTGCAGGTATCGGCATGTTTGCTGCTACTGCTTCAGCCAAGGATTTGCAGGTTGGTTTTGTATATGTTTCCCCCATTGGTGATGCGGGCTGGTCGTACGCCCATGATGTCGGCCGCCAGGAAATCGACAAGATGGATGGCGTGAAGACCTCGTATGTCGAGTCTGTTGCCGAGGGACCAGATTCAGAACGTGTTATCCTGAATATGGCCCGCAGAGGGTATGACCTGATTTTTGCCACCTCTTTCGGCTATATGGACCCGATGCTGAAAGTTGCCCAGCAGTTTCCTGACACCACCTTTATGCACTGTTCCGGTTTTAAATCCGCTGATAACATGGGCAACTATTTCGGTCGCATGTACCAGGCCCGTTATCTCTCCGGCATCGTTGCCGGCAGTATGACCAAATCCAACACTATCGGCTATGTTGCCGCCTTCCCGATCCCGGAGGTTATCCGTGGTATCAACGCCTTCGCCCTCGGTGTGCAGTCAGTGAATCCCGATGCCACCGTACGCGTGGTGTGGTCCAAAACCTGGTATGATCCCGCCACTGAGAAAGAGGCTGCCAAGTCCCTCCTCGATGTTGGTGCAGATGTGATTGCCCAGCATCAGGACTCCCCCGGTCCGCAGGAAGCGGCTCAGGAAAGTGGTGCGTATTCAATCGGCTACAATACCGATATGTCCACATTTGCTCCCAAGGCGCATCTGACCGCACCAGTGTGGAACTGGGGACCGTACTACAAAGGAGTTGTCAAGGCTGTGCAGGACGGTACCTGGAAATCAGAGTCTGTCTGGCCCGGCATGGAAGAGGGGCTGGTAGATCTCGCACCTTTCGGCCCGATGGTGCCACAGGATCTGCAGGACAAGGTTAACGTTGTCAAAGATGAAATCGTTGCCGGCAGCAATACCATCTTTACCGGCCCCATCAAAGACCAGCAGGGTAATGTCAAGATTGCTGAAGGTGTTACTGCCACAGACGAAGAACTGCTTGGCATGACCTGGTTCGTTGAAGGCGTAATCGGTACAACCAAGTAA
- a CDS encoding ABC transporter permease, with translation MIRLRIIKRQEPLGWRSCLVLFSAIALSLFLSGILLWLRGTPPIEGIVSLFSGGFGSRWAIEDSLLKAIPIFLCSLGVAIAFRLQIWNIGAEGQFALGAIGATWMALSFPEQPAWVILPLMIIMAMIFGGMWGVVPAVLRQKLQTNEIIVTLMMNYIAILLLDYLVFGVWKDPTSFGFPMTPTFSDAAIVGKIASTSIHWGLVHCVILGVLVWAFFRFTKTGFELKASGDSVRAARYAGLPYNWLVVLVMAMSGALAGWAGFLESSATIHRLQPSIMVGYGYTAIVVAWLARLNPLSIGIAAFLLAGLRVGVESMQLDLQVPADFGGIMEGLILLSVLAGGLFTNYRLKWEKKHDS, from the coding sequence ATGATCCGTCTGCGGATAATTAAAAGACAGGAGCCTCTCGGCTGGCGCTCCTGTCTTGTTTTATTTTCAGCCATTGCCTTATCGCTTTTTTTGAGTGGTATTCTGCTCTGGCTCAGGGGGACACCACCCATTGAGGGCATTGTCTCCCTTTTCAGTGGTGGTTTTGGCTCCCGTTGGGCCATTGAGGACAGTCTGCTCAAAGCGATACCGATCTTTTTATGTTCTCTGGGGGTTGCGATTGCCTTCAGATTGCAGATCTGGAATATCGGTGCTGAAGGTCAGTTTGCCCTGGGCGCGATTGGTGCGACCTGGATGGCACTCAGTTTTCCAGAGCAACCGGCCTGGGTGATATTGCCGCTCATGATCATAATGGCGATGATTTTCGGCGGCATGTGGGGCGTGGTGCCGGCGGTGCTACGGCAAAAGCTGCAAACCAACGAGATCATCGTCACCCTGATGATGAATTACATAGCCATACTGCTGCTCGATTATCTGGTTTTTGGTGTCTGGAAAGATCCAACCTCTTTTGGCTTTCCCATGACACCGACATTTTCTGACGCTGCCATTGTAGGCAAAATCGCTTCTACAAGTATTCACTGGGGCTTGGTGCATTGTGTGATCCTTGGCGTGCTGGTTTGGGCTTTTTTCAGATTCACCAAAACCGGTTTTGAACTCAAAGCGAGTGGTGATTCTGTGCGGGCCGCACGTTATGCAGGTTTACCCTACAACTGGCTGGTCGTGCTGGTGATGGCCATGAGCGGTGCGCTGGCAGGTTGGGCCGGTTTTCTCGAGTCTTCAGCCACCATCCATCGCCTGCAGCCAAGCATTATGGTCGGCTATGGCTATACTGCCATTGTCGTCGCCTGGCTGGCGCGGCTGAATCCGCTTTCCATCGGCATTGCCGCTTTCCTTCTGGCAGGCCTGAGGGTAGGAGTTGAAAGCATGCAGCTCGACCTGCAGGT